The Macaca fascicularis isolate 582-1 chromosome 1, T2T-MFA8v1.1 genome includes a window with the following:
- the LOC102120809 gene encoding small ribosomal subunit protein eS1-like yields the protein MAVGKNKHLMKGSKKGAKAKVVDPFSKKDWCDIKALAMFNIRNIGETLVTRTQGTKIASNSLRGRVFEVSLADLQNDEVAFRKFKLMLKMFRTKTD from the coding sequence ATGGCTGTTGGCAAGAACAAGCACCTTATGAAAGGTAGCAAAAAGGGAGCCAAAGCTAAAGTGGTTGATccattttctaagaaagattgGTGTGATATAAAAGCACTTGCTATGTTCAATATAAGAAATATTGGAGAGACGCTAGTCACCAGGACTCAAGGAACCAAAATTGCATCTAATAGCCTCAGGGGTCGTGTGTTTGAAGTGAGTCTTGCTGATCTGCAGAATGATGAAGTTGCATTTAGAAAATTCAAGCTGATGCTGAAGATGTTCAGGACAAAAACTGACTAA